In one window of Palaemon carinicauda isolate YSFRI2023 chromosome 2, ASM3689809v2, whole genome shotgun sequence DNA:
- the LOC137622145 gene encoding zinc finger protein 358-like, with the protein MQVTFFNARKIRQKVPAEMKSTSIDDPKMETRVLMPAEFSLVVTARPLPPLDRLVPAEDCIKVCATRRLPVQTRYLPFSGTVRADNLPLLPYLPAMDVRSRYGGYDSVDEDGRRTCNWVRFLKVAQFYSHEVNLVGRRAGPRGDVIFEVVREILPGGELLAFLLPDMNGENALLLPALTLIRSSLYRQTIDSIMAEAPLDLSCSLLSHPEPRPSNASSMSRDSDDASPSLSPSPSSSPASSTSSTSSVFHVGRSQLQFGLPPRLPMGLAPQSPSELSTGSSSSISAQSSAVSPTLVPAKRRERTMLPCSECGKAFDRPSLLKRHMRTHTGEKPHVCEVCGKGFSTSSSLNTHRRIHSGEKPHQCGVCGKRFTASSNLYYHKMTHVKEKPHKCSLCTRSFPTPGDLRSHMFVHNGQWPHKCTVCGKGFSKLTNLRNHALLHSAKTRVPPPAVPMSPSSASL; encoded by the exons ATGCAAGTGACTTTTTTTAATGCAAGAAAGATAAGACAGAAAGTGCCAGCCGAGATGAAGTCGACAAGCATAGATGATCCTAAAATGGAGACGCGGGTATTGATGCCTGCCGAGTTCTCCCTTGTCGTGACGGCAAGACCACTGCCGCCCCTGGACCGTTTGGTACCTGCCGAAGACTGCATCAAAGTGTGTGCTACGCGTCGCCTCCCCGTGCAGACTCGCTACCTTCCCTTCAGTGGCACCGTCAGGGCAGATAATCTTCCCCTTCTGCCGTATCTGCCAGCCATGGAC gttaGATCACGCTATGGTGGCTACGATTCAGTCGATGAAGATGGACGAAGAACCTGCAACTGGGTCAGATTCCTTAAAGTAGCCCAGTTCTACAGCCACGAGGTCAACCTTGTAGGACGCCGCGCTGGTCCTCGAGGAGACGTCATCTTCGAAGTGGTCAGAGAGATCCTCCCTGGTGGCGAGCTCTTAGCCTTTCTTCTACCAGACATGAACGGAGAAAACGCCCTTCTCCTGCCAGCTCTGACGCTCATCCGATCGTCCTTGTACCGACAAACGATCGACTCCATCATGGCAGAGGCCCCTCTCGATCTGTCGTGCTCCCTCTTAAGTCATCCGGAACCACGACCCAGCAATGCGAGTTCGATGTCGCGTGACTCCGACGATGCGTCGCCTTCCCTCTCCCCGTCGCCTTCATCGTCGCCTGCCTCTTCTACGTCTTCCACGTCGTCAGTATTCCACGTCGGTAGATCTCAGTTACAGTTCGGACTACCGCCACGCCTTCCTATGGGCCTGGCGCCTCAGTCCCCTTCAGAATTGTCCACTGGAAGCTCCTCGAGTATCTCCGCTCAGAGCAGCGCTGTTTCGCCTACGTTAGTACCTGCCAAGCGCCGAGAGCGGACGATGTTGCCCTGCAGTGAGTGCGGCAAAGCTTTTGACCGCCCGTCCCTCCTGAAGAGGCACATGAGAACGCACACCGGAGAAAAACCCCACGTATGCGAGGTCTGTGGGAAAGGTTTCTCTACGAGCTCTTCTTTGAATACTCACAGGAGAATTCACAGTGGGGAGAAACCCCATCAGTGTGGGGTGTGTGGGAAAAGATTCACAGCTTCTTCCAATCTTTATTATCACAAGATGACCCATGTCAAGGAAAAGCCCCATAAATGTTCTCTTTGCACTCGGTCATTCCCTACTCCCGGCGACCTCAGGTCACACATGTTTGTACACAACGGCCAGTGGCCTCACAAATGTACAGTTTGCGGCAAAGGATTTTCAAAGCTCACGAATCTCAGAAATCACGCCCTCCTGCACTCGGCTAAAACTCGAGTACCCCCTCCAGCGGTGCCCATGTCCCCGTCATCAGCTTCGCTGTAG